One window from the genome of Nitrospira sp. SG-bin1 encodes:
- a CDS encoding dihydropteroate synthase, producing MGVVNITTDSFYDGGRYAQPDLALAHALELIEQGADIVDIGGESTRPGASPVSEQDELAQVIPVVEGLAKQVTIPISVDTTKSCVAQRALDAGASIINDVSALRHDPQMASVIARCGAAVVLMHMQGTPQTMQLAPHYSDVVGEVSKFLEERMEIAVHAGIARTNILLDPGFGFGKLVHHNLELLRGLPSLTALNRPLLVGLSRKGFIGRIVEKSVVHREWGTAAAVALAVDRGAHIVRVHDVAMMIDVVKMAAALNPCWSSWGQEHDA from the coding sequence ATGGGCGTCGTCAACATCACGACGGATTCCTTCTATGATGGAGGACGATATGCCCAGCCTGACCTCGCGCTTGCTCATGCATTGGAGCTGATCGAACAAGGGGCCGACATTGTCGATATCGGCGGGGAATCGACTCGGCCTGGCGCAAGCCCGGTCAGTGAACAGGATGAACTGGCTCAGGTCATCCCGGTCGTTGAAGGTTTGGCTAAGCAGGTGACGATTCCGATTTCAGTCGATACCACGAAGTCGTGCGTGGCTCAGCGCGCCTTGGATGCAGGCGCATCGATCATCAACGATGTGAGTGCCCTACGACATGATCCACAGATGGCCTCCGTGATTGCCCGGTGCGGCGCAGCCGTCGTCCTTATGCACATGCAGGGAACCCCTCAAACGATGCAGTTGGCCCCCCATTATTCAGATGTCGTTGGCGAAGTATCGAAATTTCTTGAAGAACGCATGGAGATCGCCGTTCATGCCGGCATTGCGCGAACCAATATCCTGCTTGATCCAGGATTCGGTTTTGGTAAGCTGGTGCACCATAATCTGGAGCTTCTGAGGGGGCTGCCATCCTTGACGGCGCTGAACCGTCCGCTGCTGGTTGGTCTGTCTCGGAAGGGATTCATCGGGCGCATTGTGGAGAAATCCGTTGTTCACCGAGAATGGGGGACCGCAGCGGCGGTGGCATTGGCGGTCGACCGCGGCGCTCACATTGTTCGGGTCCATGATGTTGCGATGATGATCGACGTAGTCAAGATGGCGGCGGCGCTGAATCCATGCTGGTCATCTTGGGGACAGGAGCATGATGCGTAA
- the glmM gene encoding phosphoglucosamine mutase (catalyzes the conversion of glucosamine-6-phosphate to glucosamine-1-phosphate): MRKLFGTDGVRGVANLDPMTSEMAMQLGRAAAHIFMRRAGRHQIVIGKDTRISGYMLESALMAGICSMGVDVLLVGPMPTPAIAFLTRSLRADAGVVISASHNPYQDNGIKFFSSDGFKLPDEVEARIEELIVSDEIRHLRPTADLIGKAYRIDDAEGRYIEFAKRSLPKDLDFQGLKLVVDCANGAAYKVAPTVLRELGATVEVIGNKPDGMNINAGCGAVHPELLQESVRRYKADVGIALDGDADRAVFVCEQGMIIDGDHVMAALALDLHRNGLLAKQTLVGTVMSNFGLELSMSKAGVKLIRTPVGDRYLLERMLAEGYNFGGEQSGHFIFLDHNTTGDGLISALQMLSLVKRTKKPLSELAMAMTAVPQVLVNVHVTKKPQLESIPDIDRAIQESERRLNGCGRVLIRYSGTEPLLRIMVEGEQSTMVKEMAEDLARVVRKHIG, from the coding sequence ATGCGTAAATTATTTGGAACCGACGGGGTTCGAGGCGTGGCCAACCTCGATCCCATGACCAGTGAAATGGCGATGCAGCTCGGACGAGCCGCCGCCCACATTTTCATGCGAAGAGCGGGCCGTCATCAGATTGTGATTGGGAAGGACACCCGTATCTCTGGCTACATGCTGGAATCGGCGTTAATGGCGGGAATCTGCTCGATGGGCGTCGATGTGTTGTTAGTCGGCCCGATGCCGACGCCGGCGATCGCATTTTTGACCAGAAGTCTACGGGCGGACGCCGGGGTGGTCATTTCCGCGTCGCACAACCCGTATCAAGACAACGGAATCAAGTTCTTTTCAAGCGATGGGTTCAAGCTTCCGGACGAAGTGGAGGCTCGTATCGAAGAACTGATCGTGTCCGATGAAATCCGTCATCTTCGGCCAACGGCCGATCTCATAGGCAAAGCCTATCGCATTGACGATGCAGAGGGACGCTATATTGAATTCGCGAAGCGGTCGTTACCCAAAGACTTGGATTTTCAAGGGCTGAAGCTCGTTGTGGATTGCGCCAATGGTGCCGCGTACAAGGTGGCTCCGACAGTTCTCAGGGAATTGGGAGCCACGGTTGAAGTGATCGGCAATAAACCGGACGGGATGAATATCAATGCCGGTTGCGGCGCTGTCCATCCGGAACTGTTACAAGAGTCGGTACGCCGTTACAAAGCAGATGTCGGTATCGCCTTGGATGGTGATGCCGATCGGGCCGTTTTCGTCTGTGAACAGGGAATGATCATCGACGGGGATCATGTTATGGCGGCCTTGGCCCTGGATCTTCATCGAAACGGGCTCTTAGCCAAGCAGACTTTGGTCGGAACCGTGATGAGCAACTTTGGGCTGGAGCTGTCCATGTCGAAAGCAGGCGTCAAACTGATTCGAACGCCGGTCGGCGATCGGTACCTGCTCGAGCGAATGTTGGCGGAAGGATATAACTTTGGAGGAGAACAGTCAGGACACTTCATATTCCTTGACCATAACACCACGGGGGATGGCCTTATCTCGGCTTTACAGATGTTGTCCTTGGTGAAGCGAACCAAGAAACCGTTATCCGAGTTGGCCATGGCGATGACCGCTGTTCCGCAAGTGTTGGTGAATGTGCATGTCACGAAGAAGCCGCAATTGGAATCGATTCCAGACATTGATCGTGCCATACAAGAAAGTGAACGTCGCCTGAAC